From the genome of Segatella hominis, one region includes:
- a CDS encoding cation diffusion facilitator family transporter, translating to MEKNEKVNSVQEIAADKNKDHSADVDRVKEVYKVTIAGSIINVVLLVLKFAAGILGHSAAMIADAIHSLTDFATDVVVLVFVKLGNKPKDKDHDYGHGKYETLATAIIGISLFVVGVMICYSGVTKTYRAICGETLQQPGVVALIAAIVSIVMKEWAYQFTVKAGKKYHSEAVVANAWHHRSDALSSIGTMFGIGGAIILGEKWAVLDPLAAIIVSAFIIKAAWGLVMQSVKELTDASLPETEEDEILKIANEERGVGEIHNLRTRRIGNKIAIEMHVRMPGSLSLYEAHEHATHIETRLKQHFGADTHVGIHLEPIKVNGKYQKPE from the coding sequence ATGGAAAAGAATGAGAAAGTAAATAGCGTGCAAGAGATTGCTGCAGATAAGAATAAGGATCATTCCGCTGATGTGGATAGAGTGAAGGAAGTATATAAGGTGACGATAGCGGGAAGCATCATCAATGTGGTGCTGCTCGTGCTGAAGTTTGCTGCAGGTATTCTCGGACATTCGGCAGCCATGATAGCGGATGCCATCCACTCGCTTACTGATTTCGCTACCGATGTGGTGGTACTGGTATTCGTTAAGTTAGGTAATAAACCGAAGGATAAGGACCATGATTATGGTCATGGCAAATACGAGACGCTTGCCACAGCCATCATCGGTATTTCGCTCTTCGTGGTGGGTGTGATGATCTGCTATTCGGGTGTAACCAAGACTTATCGTGCCATCTGCGGCGAGACACTCCAGCAGCCGGGCGTTGTAGCCTTGATTGCTGCCATCGTAAGTATCGTGATGAAGGAATGGGCTTATCAGTTTACGGTTAAAGCCGGAAAGAAATATCATTCCGAGGCTGTCGTGGCGAATGCCTGGCATCATCGCAGCGATGCTTTATCGAGTATCGGAACGATGTTCGGTATTGGTGGCGCCATCATCCTGGGAGAAAAATGGGCGGTGCTCGATCCGCTTGCAGCCATCATCGTGAGTGCCTTCATCATCAAGGCTGCTTGGGGACTGGTGATGCAGTCTGTGAAAGAACTGACGGATGCCAGTCTTCCAGAAACGGAGGAAGATGAAATCCTGAAGATTGCGAACGAAGAGCGGGGAGTAGGAGAGATTCATAACCTGCGTACCCGTCGCATCGGAAACAAGATTGCGATAGAGATGCACGTCCGCATGCCGGGTTCTCTTTCGCTTTATGAGGCACATGAGCATGCTACTCATATCGAAACAAGATTGAAGCAGCACTTCGGTGCAGATACCCATGTGGGAATCCATCTCGAACCGATAAAAGTGAACGGAAAATATCAGAAACCAGAATAA
- a CDS encoding toprim domain-containing protein has translation MNIQQAKEIKLTDYLSALGHQPKRCSKSTSYYLSPLHAETKPSFKVNFSRNQWYDFALGKGGNIIALAQLLYNTDDVGAALQHITADMNNPKSTKAKPPIPTQVETNKMDKVHIQDLSYPVLMSYLRSRHVDADMGKRYCKEIWYTFKGKRYFGIAFPNNRDGYELRNPYYKGCLGEKDISLIHSQQVGVQDRCCIFEGFMDFLSYKTLEKRGDNVICIQEPCDYILLNSISSLGKCMERLACYTAIHCYLDNDQAGTVAAHTIMDCYQNRAINESIRYAEYKDVNDYLIGRKSIIPHKEDV, from the coding sequence ATGAACATACAACAAGCAAAGGAAATCAAACTCACGGACTATCTGAGCGCATTGGGACATCAGCCCAAACGATGCAGCAAGTCCACATCTTATTATCTGTCGCCATTGCATGCGGAGACAAAGCCATCGTTCAAGGTGAACTTCAGCCGAAACCAATGGTATGACTTTGCTCTTGGCAAGGGTGGCAACATCATTGCTCTTGCCCAACTTCTCTACAATACGGATGATGTGGGTGCTGCATTGCAGCATATAACAGCGGACATGAACAACCCAAAGTCCACAAAGGCAAAACCTCCCATACCGACACAAGTAGAGACAAACAAAATGGACAAGGTACATATCCAAGACTTGTCCTACCCTGTGCTTATGTCGTATCTGCGTTCACGCCATGTGGATGCGGACATGGGTAAACGCTATTGCAAGGAGATCTGGTACACGTTTAAGGGCAAGCGGTATTTTGGCATAGCCTTTCCAAATAACCGGGATGGGTATGAACTGCGTAACCCATATTATAAAGGTTGTTTGGGCGAGAAAGACATATCCTTGATACATTCACAGCAAGTTGGAGTGCAGGACAGATGCTGCATCTTCGAGGGGTTTATGGACTTTCTTTCGTACAAGACTTTGGAAAAGCGAGGCGACAATGTGATTTGCATACAAGAGCCATGTGATTATATTTTACTGAACTCCATCAGTAGCCTTGGGAAATGCATGGAACGATTGGCGTGTTACACTGCTATCCATTGTTATCTTGATAATGACCAAGCAGGAACGGTGGCTGCCCATACAATCATGGACTGTTATCAAAACAGGGCAATCAACGAATCCATAAGATATGCAGAATACAAGGATGTCAATGATTATCTTATCGGCAGAAAATCCATTATTCCGCATAAAGAGGATGTATAA
- a CDS encoding site-specific integrase encodes MRSNNEPVRIRYKDLANGTKSIYLDTYKSGKRSYEFLKLYLLPEDDDKAKAVNAETLQKAEAIKNQRVQEILSGKLETVKASLEHPASTTTSSKKTARLSKKKKVGSDKTGKSVKGKESEVNEVVGAVSGREGHQWKFIDDDGEDRAIDGTIKKHRGRPNKREAVTLRFKDLANGSKSLYFDIYYNGERKYEFLKLYINPEITEADKQNNALVMETAERLKERKMREVVNGETFTDPSDELNQVEKVEEYTSSVIVRSRKMRNGDRSLFLDIYYGKGQRAYESVGLYLRKDDSEDKHKEIWKEAEKKAKERMKALKDGTFEKRVGRRGYKPHGEDPDANVDKYKEYLATKKVKTEIAVAETERKRNSKTKEPVRIRFKELANGNKSVYLSINVNGRRTYDYLRLYLIPEVDAAAREQNKQTMQAVYAIKAQRIMSITNGIAGLKDKSRIKMRLVDWLEIFRDAQVERGRQSARNWVNSVLNAVREHSPNVTLAEMTKEYCNGFMVFLLNDYITYKHTHPSKSTVMNYLKCLKAAFNMAIEEEIMDDNPVLRLRMDVLKGGGTKREYLTVDEVKRLIDTPCKREDIKAAFLFSCFCGLRISDVKSLKWKNIITEGDKTRVEILQYKTKQPLYLPLNKQALRWMPERGSASDEDNVFPTLPSKNYDCIPEWSRAAGISKHVTYHVSRHTFATMELTMGADLYTTSKLLGHTEVRTTQIYAKIINKKKDEAVSLLDSAFE; translated from the coding sequence ATGAGAAGTAACAATGAACCTGTGCGCATACGCTACAAGGATTTGGCGAATGGCACAAAGTCGATTTATCTCGACACTTACAAAAGTGGAAAGAGGTCGTATGAGTTCTTGAAGCTTTATCTGCTTCCCGAGGACGATGACAAGGCTAAGGCAGTCAATGCCGAGACCTTGCAGAAGGCAGAAGCTATCAAGAACCAACGAGTGCAAGAAATCCTGTCGGGAAAGTTGGAAACAGTGAAGGCTTCCTTGGAGCATCCTGCTTCTACAACAACTTCAAGCAAGAAGACCGCACGTTTAAGTAAGAAGAAAAAAGTCGGCAGTGATAAAACTGGCAAAAGTGTCAAGGGAAAGGAAAGTGAGGTAAACGAAGTCGTTGGAGCCGTTTCTGGCAGAGAAGGACACCAATGGAAGTTTATTGACGATGACGGTGAGGACAGAGCCATAGATGGAACAATCAAAAAACATAGAGGCAGACCCAACAAGCGTGAAGCTGTCACTCTTCGTTTCAAGGACCTTGCCAACGGCAGTAAGTCGCTCTACTTCGACATATATTATAATGGTGAGCGCAAGTACGAGTTTCTGAAGCTCTATATCAACCCAGAGATTACCGAGGCTGACAAGCAGAATAATGCCTTGGTCATGGAAACCGCAGAGCGTCTGAAAGAACGCAAGATGCGAGAGGTTGTCAATGGAGAGACTTTCACGGATCCTTCTGACGAGCTGAACCAAGTGGAGAAAGTTGAGGAATACACCAGTTCTGTGATAGTCCGTAGTCGCAAGATGCGCAATGGAGACCGTTCCCTCTTCCTTGATATATATTATGGTAAGGGACAACGTGCCTATGAGTCAGTTGGTCTTTACCTTCGTAAGGATGACAGCGAGGATAAACACAAGGAAATCTGGAAAGAAGCTGAGAAAAAGGCCAAGGAACGCATGAAGGCATTGAAGGACGGAACCTTTGAGAAGCGTGTCGGCAGAAGAGGCTACAAGCCGCATGGAGAAGATCCAGATGCCAACGTGGACAAATACAAGGAGTATCTTGCCACTAAGAAGGTGAAGACAGAGATTGCCGTTGCAGAGACTGAGCGCAAGAGAAATTCCAAGACCAAGGAGCCTGTGAGAATCCGCTTCAAGGAACTTGCCAACGGCAACAAGTCGGTCTATCTATCCATCAATGTCAACGGTCGCCGTACCTATGATTATCTGCGCCTTTATCTCATACCAGAGGTTGACGCAGCTGCCAGGGAGCAGAACAAGCAGACAATGCAAGCAGTCTATGCTATCAAGGCACAACGCATCATGAGCATCACTAACGGTATCGCAGGGCTCAAAGACAAGTCAAGAATCAAAATGCGACTTGTGGATTGGTTGGAGATATTCCGTGACGCACAAGTGGAGCGAGGAAGACAATCTGCCCGAAACTGGGTGAACAGCGTGCTGAATGCAGTGAGAGAACACTCGCCAAATGTGACACTCGCAGAGATGACCAAGGAATACTGCAATGGTTTCATGGTGTTCTTGTTGAACGACTATATCACCTACAAGCACACCCATCCGTCCAAGTCCACGGTGATGAACTATCTCAAATGCCTCAAAGCAGCCTTCAACATGGCTATTGAGGAAGAGATAATGGACGACAATCCCGTATTGCGTCTTCGCATGGATGTTCTGAAAGGTGGCGGCACCAAGCGAGAGTACCTGACCGTTGACGAGGTGAAGAGACTGATTGACACCCCTTGCAAGCGTGAGGATATCAAGGCGGCGTTTCTGTTTTCATGCTTCTGCGGACTCCGTATCAGTGACGTGAAGAGTTTGAAGTGGAAGAACATCATCACCGAGGGTGACAAGACACGAGTTGAGATATTGCAGTACAAGACCAAGCAGCCTCTCTATCTTCCTCTCAACAAGCAAGCCCTTCGTTGGATGCCTGAGCGTGGATCTGCAAGTGACGAGGACAATGTGTTTCCAACACTGCCAAGCAAGAACTACGACTGCATCCCGGAATGGAGCCGTGCGGCAGGTATCAGCAAGCATGTAACCTACCATGTCTCAAGGCACACGTTCGCCACGATGGAGCTGACCATGGGCGCAGACCTATACACTACAAGCAAACTTCTCGGTCATACGGAGGTGCGCACGACACAAATTTACGCAAAAATCATCAACAAGAAAAAGGACGAGGCTGTTTCTCTGTTGGACAGTGCGTTCGAATAA
- a CDS encoding ATP-binding protein has protein sequence MIVNRDKYLQELVSSRHNGLVKIITGMRRCGKSFLLFRLFKRFLEDDGVMPDHIIEMAFDDYAFKEFRNPDKFYKYVKEKIADDQPYYILLDEVQMLDEFEDVLNGLLHIPNADVYVTGSNARFLSKDIITEFRGRGYQIHVSPLSFAEFMTVYDGDKQDGWNEYLLYGGLPPVVLQKTEEEKVRLLNSLLTETYMIDVINRNKIKNDAELNDLFKILASGIGGLTNPQRLANTFQSVKNVSISSATIKKYIEYLADAFLLEPCNRYDVKGRKYIGTPLKYYFSDLGIRNALLGFRQQEKTHLMENAIYNELRYRGYSVDIGNVEINGVDEKGTKVRRMLEVDFVCNQGYKRCYIQSALSLPDKEKTKQELASLLRIDDSFMKYVITGDLIKKYQNDDGIVFMDVFDFLLDKDSI, from the coding sequence ATGATTGTAAATAGAGACAAATATCTACAAGAGTTGGTTAGTTCACGCCATAATGGACTGGTAAAAATCATTACCGGTATGCGCCGTTGCGGAAAATCCTTTCTGCTATTTCGTCTCTTCAAGCGTTTCCTTGAAGACGATGGAGTCATGCCCGACCACATCATAGAAATGGCATTCGATGACTATGCATTCAAGGAGTTTCGCAATCCTGACAAGTTTTATAAGTATGTAAAAGAGAAGATTGCTGACGACCAACCTTATTACATTCTGCTTGATGAGGTACAGATGCTTGACGAGTTTGAAGATGTACTAAATGGATTATTGCATATTCCCAATGCTGATGTTTATGTGACGGGAAGCAATGCACGCTTCCTATCCAAGGATATAATAACCGAATTTCGTGGACGAGGATACCAAATACACGTTTCACCACTCAGCTTTGCTGAATTTATGACCGTATATGATGGCGACAAGCAGGATGGTTGGAACGAATATTTGCTTTATGGTGGTCTTCCGCCTGTTGTTCTACAAAAGACAGAAGAAGAAAAAGTGAGACTTCTGAACAGCCTCTTGACTGAGACTTACATGATAGATGTCATTAACAGAAACAAGATAAAGAACGATGCAGAACTCAACGATTTATTCAAGATTCTCGCATCGGGAATTGGCGGACTTACCAATCCACAACGACTTGCCAATACTTTCCAATCTGTAAAGAATGTCTCTATAAGCTCTGCAACCATCAAGAAATACATCGAATATCTTGCAGATGCGTTCTTACTTGAGCCATGCAATCGCTATGACGTAAAAGGTCGTAAGTATATCGGAACGCCATTGAAATATTATTTTTCTGACTTAGGCATTCGCAATGCACTTCTCGGCTTTCGCCAACAAGAGAAAACCCATCTGATGGAGAATGCCATCTATAACGAACTTCGCTACCGTGGATATAGTGTGGACATTGGCAACGTAGAAATCAACGGCGTGGACGAAAAAGGAACCAAAGTGAGACGGATGCTTGAAGTTGACTTTGTTTGCAACCAAGGCTACAAACGCTGCTACATCCAGTCGGCTCTCAGTTTGCCAGACAAGGAGAAGACGAAACAAGAACTTGCCTCTTTGCTACGTATAGACGATAGTTTTATGAAGTATGTGATAACAGGCGACCTCATCAAGAAATACCAAAACGATGACGGCATCGTATTTATGGACGTATTTGATTTCTTGTTGGATAAAGATTCTATATGA
- a CDS encoding helix-turn-helix domain-containing protein, translating to MIGQTTNQANNPPKDGAILPPTIDVDKHELTEQELADMTPMRLAERIQQMEEAFKLLGPVEDVLNRIKCLEKWLFAGKDVLTLDEASVFLDASKSQLYKLTRTFAIPHYKPNGKTIYFSKEELVEWIKKHPVKTKDVYEQDAIRYVMNKPLKSR from the coding sequence ATGATTGGACAGACAACAAATCAGGCAAACAATCCGCCAAAGGATGGTGCGATACTACCGCCAACGATAGACGTGGATAAACACGAGTTGACAGAACAAGAACTGGCAGACATGACACCAATGAGACTTGCCGAGCGCATTCAACAGATGGAAGAAGCATTCAAGCTGCTTGGACCAGTGGAGGATGTGCTGAACCGCATCAAGTGCTTGGAGAAATGGCTCTTTGCAGGAAAAGACGTGCTCACCCTTGACGAGGCAAGCGTATTCCTTGACGCTTCAAAGAGTCAGCTTTACAAACTGACACGTACCTTTGCCATTCCCCATTACAAGCCAAACGGCAAGACCATCTATTTCAGCAAGGAAGAACTGGTGGAATGGATCAAGAAGCACCCTGTGAAAACAAAAGACGTGTATGAGCAGGATGCCATACGCTATGTGATGAACAAACCCTTGAAGAGCAGATGA
- a CDS encoding AAA family ATPase codes for MEDMNDMSLFEGAADNADLLEKLLKASLIHADETYQTPPQIIWVDNSTIATLGNFSASTGKAKSRKTFNVSALVAASLANGKVLQYTAKLPDDKRKILYVDTEQSRFHCHSVMQRILRLAGLPDNMNSENLVFFGLREYSPNLRLRLIEYALQTQKGFGLVIIDGIRDLMLDINNPSESVHIINKLMQWSSRYDLHIHCVLHLNKGDDNVRGHIGTELSNKAETVLVISKSNSMANVSEVKPLNIRDKDFVPFAFQINKEGLPEIAKDYVVDSTTAKQPKMTIADITDEQHDKALGMAFGKKVVSGYENVINALTKGYTTIGFARGRTVMSKLLTFLLKSKLVVKCGNNEYCRMKDYPSLPLLEEQEVKK; via the coding sequence ATGGAAGACATGAACGACATGAGCCTCTTTGAAGGCGCAGCGGACAATGCTGATTTGTTGGAAAAGTTGCTGAAGGCATCGCTTATCCATGCGGATGAGACCTACCAGACACCGCCACAGATAATATGGGTGGACAACTCGACCATAGCCACGCTTGGCAACTTCAGTGCCTCCACAGGCAAGGCGAAGAGCCGAAAGACGTTCAACGTGTCCGCTTTGGTTGCTGCCTCGCTTGCTAACGGAAAGGTGCTGCAATATACGGCAAAACTACCCGATGACAAGCGTAAGATACTCTACGTTGATACGGAGCAGAGCCGTTTCCACTGTCACAGCGTGATGCAGCGCATCCTCCGGCTTGCAGGATTGCCCGACAACATGAACAGTGAGAACCTTGTGTTCTTCGGACTGCGAGAGTACAGTCCCAACCTCAGACTGCGACTGATAGAATATGCCTTGCAGACGCAAAAGGGCTTTGGCTTGGTCATCATTGACGGCATAAGGGACTTGATGCTCGACATCAACAATCCGAGCGAGTCCGTCCATATCATCAACAAACTGATGCAGTGGTCAAGCCGCTATGACCTGCACATCCATTGCGTCTTGCACCTGAATAAGGGTGATGACAATGTAAGAGGTCACATTGGCACGGAACTCAGCAACAAGGCAGAGACGGTACTGGTGATAAGTAAGAGCAATTCGATGGCGAATGTGAGTGAAGTGAAACCGCTCAACATCCGAGACAAGGACTTTGTCCCTTTTGCGTTTCAAATAAATAAGGAGGGATTGCCAGAGATTGCCAAAGACTATGTGGTTGACTCTACCACAGCCAAACAGCCTAAGATGACAATAGCCGACATTACCGATGAGCAGCATGACAAGGCACTTGGAATGGCTTTCGGCAAGAAAGTGGTGTCAGGTTATGAGAATGTGATAAACGCATTGACGAAAGGATATACAACTATTGGTTTTGCCAGAGGAAGAACAGTGATGTCAAAGTTGCTGACCTTCCTATTGAAGAGCAAACTGGTGGTGAAGTGTGGCAATAACGAGTATTGCAGAATGAAGGATTATCCTTCGCTTCCGCTGCTTGAAGAGCAGGAGGTGAAGAAGTGA
- a CDS encoding TonB-dependent receptor plug domain-containing protein, which produces MYKTIFNKRNSLKFNRFSNKSYSLFAVLGREVLVGALSVATLSHAKAAGVSTEGAKVDSTLYKGGKAYELDAVSVTGSRAPMTVEQSPKIVSVITRDDIHRAAAQTINDVLKLATGVDVRQRGGFGVQTDISINGGTFDQITILLNGVNISNPQTGHNASDFPVALADIDHIEVLEGAASRLFGTSAFNGAINIVTKKAKNDGVSASVEGGSFGSFGAQGRVQTAYAKSKWTHAYSASGGYKRSDGGTDNSDFEKGQGFGQVNLSYDQCFDINAQVGISTQSYGANTFYSAKYNNQYEKTDHGMASLNLSLHNQEKTWEIAPQFYYNKFKDHYQLIRGKAGAAAGENYHDLDVYGGGLNANVAWALGKTAVGFDISKECIYSTALGEELAEKDYKDISGSDRQYTRKGERTNTNIILEHNFIFGGFTLSAGVLANKNTGLDNDFRFYPGVDMSYRPNDNWKFYASWNKALRMPTYTDLYMSNAVQQGDLTLNPEKNSTFKIGTQYRQAGFAATVSGFYAHGTNMIDWVQTSVTEQNDSKYHVMNIGKLNNMGYNVDATIYMRELVPNSFITRIKLGYAYIYQDHKTETNILKSLYALEYLKHKAVFGLDHQIWNKLSASWSVRWQQRMNGYHPYTKVDCKLMWDEKKYNIFVKADNITCHRYYDLTAVKQPGLWIMAGASVNLGW; this is translated from the coding sequence ATGTACAAAACAATTTTCAACAAGCGCAACAGCTTGAAGTTCAACCGATTCTCTAACAAGAGCTACTCACTCTTCGCAGTTTTGGGAAGAGAGGTTCTTGTTGGTGCACTCAGCGTTGCTACCCTGAGCCATGCTAAGGCAGCAGGCGTAAGCACAGAGGGAGCCAAGGTTGATTCTACCCTCTACAAGGGCGGAAAGGCTTACGAGCTGGATGCGGTGAGCGTTACCGGATCTCGTGCGCCGATGACTGTAGAGCAGTCACCTAAAATTGTGTCTGTCATTACCCGCGACGATATTCATCGTGCGGCTGCACAGACTATCAACGATGTATTGAAATTAGCTACCGGCGTGGATGTCCGTCAGCGTGGTGGCTTTGGCGTTCAGACGGATATCTCCATCAATGGTGGAACCTTTGACCAGATTACCATTCTCTTGAATGGCGTCAACATTTCTAATCCTCAGACTGGTCACAATGCTTCTGATTTTCCTGTAGCTCTTGCCGACATCGATCACATCGAAGTGCTCGAGGGGGCAGCATCGCGCTTATTCGGAACTTCAGCCTTCAACGGTGCCATCAATATCGTGACCAAGAAGGCAAAGAATGATGGAGTATCTGCAAGTGTAGAAGGCGGAAGCTTTGGAAGTTTCGGAGCACAGGGACGTGTGCAGACGGCTTATGCCAAAAGCAAGTGGACACACGCCTACTCTGCCAGCGGAGGCTACAAGCGTTCGGACGGAGGAACAGACAACAGCGACTTCGAGAAAGGACAAGGTTTCGGACAGGTAAACCTGAGCTACGACCAGTGTTTCGACATCAATGCTCAGGTGGGTATCTCTACCCAGAGCTACGGTGCCAACACTTTCTACAGCGCCAAATACAACAACCAATATGAGAAGACAGACCATGGTATGGCTTCTCTCAACCTGAGTCTGCACAACCAGGAGAAGACCTGGGAGATTGCGCCTCAATTCTATTATAACAAATTCAAGGATCACTATCAATTGATTCGTGGAAAGGCTGGAGCTGCAGCAGGCGAGAACTATCACGACCTCGATGTTTATGGTGGTGGTCTGAATGCCAACGTGGCTTGGGCTTTGGGTAAGACCGCAGTGGGTTTCGACATCAGTAAGGAGTGCATCTACTCTACTGCATTGGGCGAGGAACTCGCAGAGAAAGACTATAAGGACATCTCTGGTTCCGACCGTCAATATACCCGAAAGGGTGAGCGCACCAACACCAACATCATATTGGAGCACAACTTCATCTTCGGCGGCTTCACCTTGTCGGCAGGTGTCTTGGCTAACAAGAATACAGGTCTTGACAACGACTTCCGCTTCTATCCTGGTGTAGATATGAGTTATCGTCCTAACGACAACTGGAAGTTCTACGCATCCTGGAACAAGGCTCTGAGAATGCCTACCTACACCGACTTATATATGAGTAATGCGGTGCAGCAGGGCGACCTCACCCTGAACCCGGAGAAGAACTCAACCTTCAAGATAGGCACTCAATATCGCCAGGCTGGTTTTGCCGCAACCGTAAGCGGATTCTACGCACACGGCACCAACATGATTGACTGGGTTCAGACTTCCGTGACCGAACAGAATGACAGCAAGTATCATGTAATGAACATCGGAAAGCTCAACAACATGGGATACAACGTGGATGCAACTATCTACATGAGAGAGTTGGTACCAAACAGTTTCATTACCCGCATCAAGTTGGGTTATGCTTACATCTATCAGGATCATAAGACCGAGACCAACATCCTGAAATCACTCTATGCATTGGAGTATCTGAAGCACAAGGCAGTATTCGGTCTGGATCATCAGATCTGGAACAAGCTTTCAGCATCGTGGAGCGTAAGATGGCAGCAGAGAATGAATGGCTATCATCCATACACCAAGGTGGATTGCAAGCTGATGTGGGATGAGAAAAAATACAATATCTTCGTGAAAGCCGACAACATCACTTGCCACCGCTACTACGACCTCACAGCTGTTAAGCAGCCAGGGTTGTGGATTATGGCAGGAGCCAGCGTAAATCTCGGCTGGTAA